In one window of Phyllopteryx taeniolatus isolate TA_2022b chromosome 23, UOR_Ptae_1.2, whole genome shotgun sequence DNA:
- the LOC133472945 gene encoding carboxypeptidase Z-like isoform X2, translated as MRLMLLVALQILNAAQVTALPPRCDSEIRGHCKPVVEEKPKCEEMQLSYCDNMGYAQTMFPNILGHASRQEAESGVEYLLMSVLDSLLGGECHPDARMLGCSVLAPRCEGDKVLKPCRQVCEATRKRCVHAFEGIQMAWPYFLDCDRFFVGDEEGCYDPLQDLRAQSDGDDDYMFLDVPPVEPALKIKFTYHSNAQLNSILKRTEQECADIAKTYSIGRSTEGKELLVIEFSDSPGQHELLEPEMKFIANMHGDEVVGRQLLVYLAQYLCSEYRLGNERVRTLVNTTRIHILPSMNPDGSEAAFSGQQDRNSGVDDDDDEAGHAYSSTNVGRNNAQNVDLNRNFPDLTSIVYARRRQKGYRTDHVPIPDHYWFGKVAPETYAVMKWVRSVPFVLSANLRGGDLVVSYPYDRSKHPLDLNLFSPTPDDKVFKFLSRSYAGTHESMYTGNTRCGSPHTDGHRGTVNGAQWASSAGGMQDFNYLHTNCFEVTVHLGCEKFPPEEELFISWHENQEALMSFIEAVHRGIKGIIRDVEGNGIKGARVSVRGIRHDVTTAENGEYWRLLSPGIHIVSASAPGYTRAAKKIHLPPMMHSAGRVDFVLEKAALEPDQLEEESAAAAAYERFDPNNQYERYVQMAEVSQSRTERVEKPWWWNYFVLPGAPSPTWLLLSH; from the exons ATGCGCCTCATGCTCCTCGTCGCGCTGCAAATTCTCAACGCTGCGCAAGTGACGGCTTTGCCTCCACGATGTGACTCGGAAATTCGAG GTCACTGCAAGCCAGTCGTGGAGGAGAAAC CCAAATGCGAGGAGATGCAGCTGTCCTACTGCGACAACATGGGCTACGCGCAGACCATGTTCCCCAACATCCTCGGCCACGCCAGCCGCCAGGAGGCCGAGAGCGGCGTGGAGTATCTCCTCATGAGTGTGCTGGACTCTCTGCTGGGCGGCGAGTGCCACCCGGACGCGCGCATGTTGGGCTGCTCCGTGTTGGCGCCACGCTGCGAGGGTGACAAGGTCCTGAAGCCGTGCCGGCAGGTTTGCGAGGCGACGCGCAAACGCTGCGTCCACGCCTTCGAGGGAATCCAGATGGCCTGGCCTTACTTCCTGGACTGTGACCGCTTCTTTGTAGGGGACGAGGAAGGATGCTATGATCCGCTCCAGGACCTCAGAG CGCAATCGGACGGAGACGACGACTACATGTTCTTGGACGTGCCCCCGGTGGAACCGGCGCTGAAGATCAAATTCACGTATCACTCCAACGCGCAGCTCAATAGCATCTTGAAGCGGACAGAGCAGGAATGCGCCGACATCGCCAAAACCTACAGTATCGGCCGCAGTACTGAGGGCAAAGAGCTGCTGGTCATCGAGTTCTCCGACAGCCCTGGTCAACACGAGCTGC TGGAGCCGGAGATGAAGTTCATCGCCAACATGCACGGGGACGAAGTGGTGGGTCGCCAGCTGCTGGTCTACTTAGCGCAGTACCTGTGCTCCGAGTACCGCCTGGGCAACGAGCGCGTCCGGACCCTGGTCAACACCACGCGCATCCACATCCTGCCCTCCATGAACCCGGACGGCTCCGAGGCGGCGTTTTCCGGACAGCAGGACAGGAACAGCGGCgtcgatgacgacgacgacgaagcG GGTCACGCCTATAGTTCGACCAACGTTGGCCGGAACAACGCCCAGAACGTCGACCTGAACAGAAACTTCCCCGATTTGACTTCCATCGTTTACGCCCGACGCCGACAAAAGGGCTACCGCACCGACCACGTCCCGATCCCGGACCATTACTGGTTCGGCAAG GTCGCGCCCGAGACGTACGCCGTGATGAAATGGGTCCGCTCCGTCCCGTTTGTGCTCTCGGCTAACCTCCGCGGCGGCGATCTGGTGGTGTCCTACCCGTACGATCGCTCCAAGCACCCGCTGGATCTCAATCTGTTCTCCCCGACACCCGACGACAAG GTATTTAAGTTTCTGTCCAGAAGCTACGCCGGCACGCACGAAAGCATGTACACTGGGAACACCCGCTGTGGATCGCCACACACGGACGGTCACAGAGGAACGGTGAACGGGGCGCAGTGGGCTAGCAGCGCCGGAG GCATGCAGGATTTCAACTACCTCCACACCAACTGCTTCGAGGTGACCGTCCACCTGGGATGCGAGAAATTCCCGCCCGAGGAGGAGTTGTTCATCAGCTGGCATGAAAACCAGGAGGCGTTGATGTCGTTCATAGAAGCA GTCCATCGCGGTATCAAAGGCATCATAAGAGACGTGGAGGGAAACGGAATAAAAGGTGCGAGGGTATCCGTGCGAGGAATACGCCATGACGTCACCACAG CTGAAAACGGAGAATACTGGCGCCTCCTCAGCCCGGGGATCCACATCGTGTCGGCCTCCGCGCCCGGGTACACTCGAGCGGCCAAGAAGATCCACCTGCCTCCCATGATGCACTCCGCCGGGCGGGTGGACTTTGTTCTGGAGAAGGCGGCGCTGGAGCCCGACCAGCTGGAGGAGGagtccgccgccgccgccgcctacGAACGCTTCGACCCCAACAACCAGTACGAACGCTACGTCCAGATGGCGGAGGTCAGCCAAAGCCGCACGGAGAGAGTGGAGAAGCCCTGGTGGTGGAACTACTTCGTCCTGCCGGGGGCGCCCTCTCCGACTTGGCTTCTCTTGAGCCACTAA
- the LOC133472945 gene encoding carboxypeptidase Z-like isoform X1 has translation MRLMLLVALQILNAAQVTALPPRCDSEIRGHCKPVVEEKPKCEEMQLSYCDNMGYAQTMFPNILGHASRQEAESGVEYLLMSVLDSLLGGECHPDARMLGCSVLAPRCEGDKVLKPCRQVCEATRKRCVHAFEGIQMAWPYFLDCDRFFVGDEEGCYDPLQDLRAQSDGDDDYMFLDVPPVEPALKIKFTYHSNAQLNSILKRTEQECADIAKTYSIGRSTEGKELLVIEFSDSPGQHELLEPEMKFIANMHGDEVVGRQLLVYLAQYLCSEYRLGNERVRTLVNTTRIHILPSMNPDGSEAAFSGQQDRNSGVDDDDDEAGHAYSSTNVGRNNAQNVDLNRNFPDLTSIVYARRRQKGYRTDHVPIPDHYWFGKVAPETYAVMKWVRSVPFVLSANLRGGDLVVSYPYDRSKHPLDLNLFSPTPDDKVFKFLSRSYAGTHESMYTGNTRCGSPHTDGHRGTVNGAQWASSAGGMQDFNYLHTNCFEVTVHLGCEKFPPEEELFISWHENQEALMSFIEAVSMRRLSASCSVALKIKTNKKCPQVHRGIKGIIRDVEGNGIKGARVSVRGIRHDVTTAENGEYWRLLSPGIHIVSASAPGYTRAAKKIHLPPMMHSAGRVDFVLEKAALEPDQLEEESAAAAAYERFDPNNQYERYVQMAEVSQSRTERVEKPWWWNYFVLPGAPSPTWLLLSH, from the exons ATGCGCCTCATGCTCCTCGTCGCGCTGCAAATTCTCAACGCTGCGCAAGTGACGGCTTTGCCTCCACGATGTGACTCGGAAATTCGAG GTCACTGCAAGCCAGTCGTGGAGGAGAAAC CCAAATGCGAGGAGATGCAGCTGTCCTACTGCGACAACATGGGCTACGCGCAGACCATGTTCCCCAACATCCTCGGCCACGCCAGCCGCCAGGAGGCCGAGAGCGGCGTGGAGTATCTCCTCATGAGTGTGCTGGACTCTCTGCTGGGCGGCGAGTGCCACCCGGACGCGCGCATGTTGGGCTGCTCCGTGTTGGCGCCACGCTGCGAGGGTGACAAGGTCCTGAAGCCGTGCCGGCAGGTTTGCGAGGCGACGCGCAAACGCTGCGTCCACGCCTTCGAGGGAATCCAGATGGCCTGGCCTTACTTCCTGGACTGTGACCGCTTCTTTGTAGGGGACGAGGAAGGATGCTATGATCCGCTCCAGGACCTCAGAG CGCAATCGGACGGAGACGACGACTACATGTTCTTGGACGTGCCCCCGGTGGAACCGGCGCTGAAGATCAAATTCACGTATCACTCCAACGCGCAGCTCAATAGCATCTTGAAGCGGACAGAGCAGGAATGCGCCGACATCGCCAAAACCTACAGTATCGGCCGCAGTACTGAGGGCAAAGAGCTGCTGGTCATCGAGTTCTCCGACAGCCCTGGTCAACACGAGCTGC TGGAGCCGGAGATGAAGTTCATCGCCAACATGCACGGGGACGAAGTGGTGGGTCGCCAGCTGCTGGTCTACTTAGCGCAGTACCTGTGCTCCGAGTACCGCCTGGGCAACGAGCGCGTCCGGACCCTGGTCAACACCACGCGCATCCACATCCTGCCCTCCATGAACCCGGACGGCTCCGAGGCGGCGTTTTCCGGACAGCAGGACAGGAACAGCGGCgtcgatgacgacgacgacgaagcG GGTCACGCCTATAGTTCGACCAACGTTGGCCGGAACAACGCCCAGAACGTCGACCTGAACAGAAACTTCCCCGATTTGACTTCCATCGTTTACGCCCGACGCCGACAAAAGGGCTACCGCACCGACCACGTCCCGATCCCGGACCATTACTGGTTCGGCAAG GTCGCGCCCGAGACGTACGCCGTGATGAAATGGGTCCGCTCCGTCCCGTTTGTGCTCTCGGCTAACCTCCGCGGCGGCGATCTGGTGGTGTCCTACCCGTACGATCGCTCCAAGCACCCGCTGGATCTCAATCTGTTCTCCCCGACACCCGACGACAAG GTATTTAAGTTTCTGTCCAGAAGCTACGCCGGCACGCACGAAAGCATGTACACTGGGAACACCCGCTGTGGATCGCCACACACGGACGGTCACAGAGGAACGGTGAACGGGGCGCAGTGGGCTAGCAGCGCCGGAG GCATGCAGGATTTCAACTACCTCCACACCAACTGCTTCGAGGTGACCGTCCACCTGGGATGCGAGAAATTCCCGCCCGAGGAGGAGTTGTTCATCAGCTGGCATGAAAACCAGGAGGCGTTGATGTCGTTCATAGAAGCAGTAAGCATGCGACGCCTTTCTGCTTCCTGTTCGGttgccttaaaaataaaaacaaataaaaaatgtcctcAGGTCCATCGCGGTATCAAAGGCATCATAAGAGACGTGGAGGGAAACGGAATAAAAGGTGCGAGGGTATCCGTGCGAGGAATACGCCATGACGTCACCACAG CTGAAAACGGAGAATACTGGCGCCTCCTCAGCCCGGGGATCCACATCGTGTCGGCCTCCGCGCCCGGGTACACTCGAGCGGCCAAGAAGATCCACCTGCCTCCCATGATGCACTCCGCCGGGCGGGTGGACTTTGTTCTGGAGAAGGCGGCGCTGGAGCCCGACCAGCTGGAGGAGGagtccgccgccgccgccgcctacGAACGCTTCGACCCCAACAACCAGTACGAACGCTACGTCCAGATGGCGGAGGTCAGCCAAAGCCGCACGGAGAGAGTGGAGAAGCCCTGGTGGTGGAACTACTTCGTCCTGCCGGGGGCGCCCTCTCCGACTTGGCTTCTCTTGAGCCACTAA
- the LOC133472983 gene encoding homeobox protein HMX2-like, translating into MSKGNGAGRSASLNFTIDNILNLRPPGKDDSGENGCENDAFEEAWGVPRRREPGSRETVVGDTSEPRPAAGAKKKTRTIFSKRQIFQLEATFDVKRYLSSSERAGLAGALQLTETQVKIWFQNRRNKLKRQLSADDDGPASAHVQSVYKESLRLFPMPFPVFYPNAIYFSNTAKCLGLFDADR; encoded by the exons ATGAGCAAGGGGAACGGCGCCGGTCGGAGCGCTTCTCTGAACTTCACCATCGACAACATCCTCAACTTGAGGCCGCCGGGGAAGGACGACTCCGGCGAAAATGGGTGCGAAAACGACGCCTTTGAGGAGGCGTGGGGCGTCCCGAGGCGGCGTGAGCCCGGATCCCGGGAAACAG TCGTCGGCGACACGTCAGAACCGCGACCCGCAGCCGGCGCCAAGAAAAAGACGCGCACCATCTTCTCCAAGAGGCAGATCTTCCAGCTGGAAGCCACGTTCGACGTGAAGCGCTACCTGAGCAGTTCGGAGCGAGCGGGCCTGGCCGGCGCGCTGCAGCTCACCGAGACCCAAGTGAAGATCTGGTTCCAGAACCGCCGCAACAAGCTCAAGAGGCAGCTGTCGGCGGACGACGACGGGCCCGCAAGCGCGCACGTGCAGAGCGTTTACAAAGAGAGCCTGCGTCTGTTTCCGATGCCCTTCCCAGTCTTTTATCCCAACGCAATCTACTTCTCCAACACGGCCAAATGTTTGGGACTTTTCGATGCGGATAGATGA